From the genome of Lampris incognitus isolate fLamInc1 chromosome 17, fLamInc1.hap2, whole genome shotgun sequence:
AACTCCCCCAGCTGTGGCCATGATCAATGGAGGGTCAGTAGCTATTAGCCGAGCTAGCGTTGTTCTGAGCCCACCTCCACAGACACCTCATTCAAACCAAACTGGATGCCACCCTAATCCTGATTCCACTCCTAATCCTCTTCTTAACGCTCATCCTATTATGAACTCTGAACCCAATGCCAACAATAACCACAGCTCTAACACAGGGGGCGTTCTCAATCGCACCGCGCGGCCCTTCACGCCAGGTCCCACCTCCTCTCGTTCAAATGTTACCCCTGTCATGTTCCGCCCTCCCCAACCCAAACAATCCACCGTAACCACAGTGACAAAGCCAGTGGCAGCGGTTTCCATGGTGACCATCCCACCTCCGCGCCTGTCATCAGCACCGGAGGCTAGGAGAGCGGTGTCCAGCACCACTCTCTACATACCTCCTAGAAATAACGGTagctcctcccttctctctcctcctccctcagtTCACTCCCCTGCCTCGCActtcacccctcctcctcctcctccttctgctCCTCCCCTCCACTCTTCTCTGTCAGCTCCTCTCTCCCCACCTCTCCACACAAATCCACCCTCATTTTCTCCTCACGCTGTCAACTTTTCTCCCTCCTATACCCCACTCCCCTCTTCCGCTGCTCCACCTCTCTTCCCTGTGGCTCAGGGCCCTCCGAGCTATCCTTCGGCCACTCAGCCCTTCTCCCCTCCACCCCCACACACTCCTAACGGCTCTTCCTGGTGTCCTCCTTCCTCTGGCATTGCTGCCTCACCCCCTTCCATCTCCCACCCCCCAGCTCAGAGCCAGGTCAATGTTCAGGTCCAAGCTCCACCTCCTCCCACTGCCAAGGCTCAACTGGCCCCACCTCCTTTCTTCAACTCCGGTGATGCCACAGTGACTGCAGCGCCCCCCCAGGCTCCAGCCCCTGATTCACTAGACTCACGTGAGCAGCGCATCTCTGTCCCTGCTGCTCGCACTGGCCTCCTGCAGGACGCCCGTCGCCGCAGCGTCAAGAAGCCCATGTTTAGTGCATTGCAGAAGAAAGATGTTTCCCCAAACCCGGCGCTGCTCTCCATGCTCCAAAACATGGATGATCATACTGGGGCAGGTGGCTCTGTGGGGTGCATCGGATCTGGCCCTGGGCTTAGTGGAGATGCGGGGCACGAGTCTGGGCCCGAGGAAGACTGGTTGAGGCTGGGAGCCGAGGCCTGCAACTTCATGCAGGCTCAGAGGGGACCTAGACCCCCTCCCATAGCCCCAAAACCCCAAACACCACAGCTGCCCCAGCTGGGGGGGAAAGGAGGTCAGCTGTTTGCCCGCAGGCAGAGTAGGATGGATCGTTATGTGGTGGAGCGTTCTCCATCAGTTGTAGCTGCACCTTACTGCCCTGCCCAGACCAGAGAGCCCTCTCCCACACCCTCACTTCCTGCAGCCTGGAAGTACTCCTCAAACATCCGCGCCCCTCCCCCTATCAGCTACAACCCCCTTCTTTCCCCATCCTGCCCTCTCAAGGCCCAAAAGACACAGAGAGCTGAGGTGTCCAAGCCTGGGCCAGGTGGCTCTAAAGCAGGAGGCAAGAAAAGAGGCGTTAAGCCTGTGGATATCATGGGCCACAAGCCATACCAGCTCAGCTCCTCTCTCTTCAGCTACGGGGGTGGTACGCCACAGAACACCCCCAAATATCAGCAACCAACAAAGACAGCCCGCGTATGTGAAGTCAAACGCTTCTCCACGCCCCCTCCCACGGCCACAGCGCCCACCTTGAAAGTTATTGCCCCTCGCTCTGCCACAACTCTAGGAGAGCCTTTGTGGCGCTCTGATGTCTCGTCCCCTCCACCCGCTCCTGCTCCCACCTTCCTCCAACACTACCAGCATcagcctcaacccaccaacacaCCCTACACGCCTCAATGGGCCTCCTCCCCGCTGTCTCCTCCACCTCCCCCAGCACCTACAGCCCCCCTGCCTCAGCTCCCAACTCTCTCCTCTGCTCCTGCACC
Proteins encoded in this window:
- the LOC130127893 gene encoding synaptopodin 2-like protein, whose product is MVVEELVVSLSGGGPWGFRLQGGAEHQKPLQVAKVRKRSKACRAGLKQDDELVAIDDHTCAELSHAQAMNLIDTKKATLNLRVKRAPSALSGRSASPRSSVRVLSPPAASLSSNHLSVLSPTEGGPRCITSPPDSEAYYGETDSDADTQTHIHRRQRRTPPHARSPSRYDNQEEEETSEMSGYESAPDGGVCLQGQWERMGQGEAPPGIPRRELVYQPSQTEWATLAHTPQPLTPTPDQGLMEGEGEGDSGFQEVGGCIAMACPPLVSPERAKEALMLGSGRQLVPMVGPQLTPLSDELSTTYMDKARQAKLQRGESVVEKQVKEARTKCRSIASLLTDAPNPNSKGVLMFKKRRQRAKKYTLTCFGKAEGDGGAETEGETGGETEEEGSSSVLSGSEVDEDGFSASFDPTWDSGYLDLLDRRSSACPSTTPNTPTTPVINYSQGLDTSTNQSLGLITSVYQSPGLEIPGQDSSAYKGLKLESDSMKQPLRANPVPNPAHLTPPAVAMINGGSVAISRASVVLSPPPQTPHSNQTGCHPNPDSTPNPLLNAHPIMNSEPNANNNHSSNTGGVLNRTARPFTPGPTSSRSNVTPVMFRPPQPKQSTVTTVTKPVAAVSMVTIPPPRLSSAPEARRAVSSTTLYIPPRNNVHSPASHFTPPPPPPSAPPLHSSLSAPLSPPLHTNPPSFSPHAVNFSPSYTPLPSSAAPPLFPVAQGPPSYPSATQPFSPPPPHTPNGSSWCPPSSGIAASPPSISHPPAQSQVNVQVQAPPPPTAKAQLAPPPFFNSGDATVTAAPPQAPAPDSLDSREQRISVPAARTGLLQDARRRSVKKPMFSALQKKDVSPNPALLSMLQNMDDHTGAGGSVGCIGSGPGLSGDAGHESGPEEDWLRLGAEACNFMQAQRGPRPPPIAPKPQTPQLPQLGGKGGQLFARRQSRMDRYVVERSPSVVAAPYCPAQTREPSPTPSLPAAWKYSSNIRAPPPISYNPLLSPSCPLKAQKTQRAEVSKPGPGGSKAGGKKRGVKPVDIMGHKPYQLSSSLFSYGGGTPQNTPKYQQPTKTARVCEVKRFSTPPPTATAPTLKVIAPRSATTLGEPLWRSDVSSPPPAPAPTFLQHYQHQPQPTNTPYTPQWASSPLSPPPPPAPTAPLPQLPTLSSAPAPNLVQVPTFSHIQSSTTGQANRPFKSAPDLSPLSPADAPQPAYSSSNPPTRVPRPRFSTSNLGLQPHIWRPGSNMH